In Streptomyces sp. NBC_00448, the following are encoded in one genomic region:
- a CDS encoding polysaccharide lyase family 8 super-sandwich domain-containing protein encodes MQISRRALIAAVPATALLAAAQPSRAWADATGTAPRTAAAKAAAGTSAARAQILANTVDVFAGTAQSNARPDVAAKLAAIAATARTRLTAMDAAAGDDQLFGGLALGTSDTNLTSSFQYLYEIALATRVPGGAADLAGDAAVQQRVVDGLQWLYDHYYGDQATGYYGNWFNWEIGISQYATKTLILLKDTVAASRPDLPATYVAAMDAYLRNGKDGDVDLDSRFHTGANLADITTDRIMQGALLDDDARITKAVADQETVLATIDPYALQHGVTDGFYADGSYLQHASVAYTGSYGTGLLTRIVQTVKLLDGTGYLAGADLVGAGRGWVANSFAPLIFEGWMMEAVKGRAVSRTGTGYADVGTVVESVVDLSAYATGADATALAGYAKFVRQESRTPVNPASFVSPVSVARYADILADTSVPAADLNSPAQHSAFNAMDRVVHRRPGWAFTLARSSTRISGYEYMSGENLMPWFQGAGAHYLYLSGQDQTQAFGVDYFTAVSPYALGGVTAPVETRETVPELYGTAWYDNPAAGFTSSSESQNTYVYFPLSTNSHSGGARSGTYGTCGLVLSDDAAYAAAQAGLLPADFFAYRDARATKSWYLFDDEVVVLAAGVGDGTGAGAGRAVTTTFDTRIAAPADPVSVTGRLRDGTPFTGPGTAPLAWLRYADGGQGTAIGYVLLDGPGQDPHARVRVGLETVTRSRRAIRTSNPDTAVTKQVFSVGRDQPAGTAPTSFAYALVPGATESALRAYGSGGAHGGHGAHGAHGRPGPLSVLANSTAFQAVRHAGLGITAANAFAAGPHRAGELEVDGPASVLVRERRDGTTTVSVADPTTTRDTVTVLLRGRRLRALSAADGIRVTRSHGATRVEATTRHTYGATLEVTLR; translated from the coding sequence GTGCAGATCTCCCGCCGTGCCCTGATCGCCGCGGTGCCCGCGACCGCCCTGCTGGCCGCGGCGCAGCCGTCCCGCGCGTGGGCCGACGCCACCGGCACCGCCCCCCGCACCGCCGCCGCCAAGGCCGCCGCGGGCACCTCCGCCGCCCGCGCGCAGATCCTGGCCAACACCGTGGACGTGTTCGCGGGCACCGCCCAGTCCAACGCCCGGCCGGACGTCGCCGCCAAGCTCGCCGCGATCGCGGCGACCGCCCGCACCCGGCTGACCGCGATGGACGCGGCGGCGGGCGACGACCAGCTGTTCGGCGGGCTCGCCCTCGGCACCAGCGACACCAACCTCACCTCCTCCTTCCAGTACCTGTACGAGATCGCGCTGGCCACCCGCGTGCCGGGCGGCGCCGCCGACCTCGCGGGCGACGCGGCCGTACAGCAGCGCGTGGTCGACGGGTTGCAGTGGCTCTACGACCACTACTACGGCGACCAGGCGACCGGTTACTACGGCAACTGGTTCAACTGGGAGATCGGCATCTCGCAGTACGCCACCAAGACCCTGATCCTGCTCAAGGACACCGTCGCCGCCTCCCGGCCGGACCTCCCCGCGACCTACGTCGCCGCGATGGACGCCTACCTGCGCAACGGCAAGGACGGCGACGTCGACCTCGACTCCCGCTTCCACACCGGCGCCAACCTCGCCGACATCACCACCGACCGGATCATGCAGGGCGCGCTGCTCGACGACGACGCCCGGATCACCAAGGCCGTCGCGGACCAGGAGACGGTGCTCGCCACGATCGACCCGTACGCCCTCCAGCACGGCGTCACCGACGGGTTCTACGCCGACGGGTCCTACCTCCAGCACGCGTCCGTCGCCTACACCGGCTCGTACGGCACCGGGCTGCTCACCCGGATCGTGCAGACCGTCAAACTCCTCGACGGCACCGGCTACTTGGCGGGCGCCGACCTGGTGGGGGCGGGGCGCGGCTGGGTCGCGAACAGCTTCGCGCCGCTGATCTTCGAGGGCTGGATGATGGAGGCGGTCAAGGGCCGCGCGGTGTCGCGCACCGGCACCGGTTACGCCGACGTCGGCACCGTCGTGGAGTCCGTGGTGGACCTGTCGGCGTACGCCACCGGCGCGGACGCGACCGCACTCGCCGGGTACGCCAAGTTCGTCCGGCAGGAGTCGCGCACACCGGTCAACCCGGCGTCGTTCGTCTCCCCGGTCAGCGTGGCCCGCTACGCCGACATCCTCGCGGACACCTCCGTACCCGCCGCCGACCTCAACTCACCCGCGCAGCACTCGGCGTTCAACGCGATGGACCGCGTCGTGCACCGCCGCCCCGGCTGGGCGTTCACCCTCGCCCGCAGCTCCACCCGGATCAGCGGCTACGAGTACATGAGCGGCGAGAACCTGATGCCCTGGTTCCAGGGCGCGGGCGCGCACTACCTCTACCTGTCCGGCCAGGACCAGACGCAGGCGTTCGGCGTCGACTACTTCACCGCCGTCTCGCCCTACGCGCTCGGCGGGGTGACCGCGCCCGTCGAAACCCGCGAGACCGTACCGGAGTTGTACGGCACCGCGTGGTACGACAACCCGGCGGCCGGGTTCACCTCCTCGTCGGAGTCGCAGAACACCTACGTCTACTTCCCGCTGTCCACCAACTCCCATTCCGGGGGCGCGCGTTCGGGTACGTACGGCACCTGCGGCCTGGTGCTGTCCGACGACGCGGCGTACGCCGCGGCCCAAGCCGGCCTGCTCCCCGCCGACTTCTTCGCCTACCGCGACGCGCGGGCCACCAAGTCCTGGTACCTCTTCGACGACGAGGTGGTGGTGCTCGCGGCGGGGGTCGGCGACGGTACGGGCGCCGGCGCGGGCCGCGCGGTGACGACGACCTTCGACACCCGCATCGCCGCACCCGCGGACCCGGTGAGCGTCACCGGCCGACTGCGCGACGGCACGCCGTTCACCGGCCCCGGCACGGCCCCGCTGGCGTGGCTGCGCTACGCCGACGGCGGGCAGGGCACCGCGATCGGCTACGTCCTGCTCGACGGCCCCGGCCAGGACCCGCACGCGCGGGTGCGGGTGGGCCTGGAGACCGTGACCCGCAGCCGGCGGGCGATCCGCACGTCCAACCCCGACACCGCCGTCACCAAGCAGGTCTTCTCGGTCGGCCGCGACCAACCGGCCGGCACGGCGCCGACCTCGTTCGCGTACGCGCTGGTGCCGGGCGCGACGGAGAGCGCGCTGCGGGCGTACGGATCTGGCGGTGCCCACGGCGGTCACGGTGCGCACGGTGCGCATGGGCGGCCCGGTCCGCTGTCGGTGCTCGCCAACTCCACCGCCTTCCAGGCCGTACGCCACGCGGGTCTGGGCATCACCGCCGCCAACGCCTTCGCGGCCGGGCCGCACCGCGCGGGGGAGTTGGAGGTCGACGGCCCCGCTTCCGTACTCGTCCGCGAGCGGCGCGACGGCACCACCACGGTCTCCGTCGCCGACCCCACGACCACGCGCGACACCGTCACGGTGCTGCTGCGCGGGCGCCGGCTGCGGGCGCTCTCCGCCGCCGACGGCATCCGCGTCACCCGCTCCCACGGCGCCACCCGCGTCGAGGCCACCACCCGCCACACCTACGGCGCCACCCTGGAGGTCACCCTCCGCTGA
- a CDS encoding SAM-dependent methyltransferase — MTHLTYDYDRAAVEEMAALYGNTTAPLTPRTREGIARFVAGMEIIDPGIVGIGEWRPEPATDPASPPANLIHTYGVLARVKGHGPSRDGS, encoded by the coding sequence ATGACGCATCTGACCTACGACTACGACCGCGCGGCCGTAGAAGAGATGGCCGCGCTCTACGGCAACACCACCGCGCCTCTGACGCCGCGTACCAGGGAGGGAATCGCCCGCTTCGTTGCCGGCATGGAGATCATCGACCCCGGGATCGTCGGCATCGGCGAGTGGCGCCCGGAGCCGGCGACGGACCCCGCGTCACCCCCGGCGAATCTCATCCACACCTACGGCGTGCTGGCTCGGGTGAAGGGTCACGGGCCCTCCCGCGATGGGTCGTGA
- a CDS encoding VOC family protein, translated as MSYDQHYPHESALPTAGVQLNHTAVYASDRHLSAEFLAAVLGLKVGTPFGPFLPVDLGNGVTLDYYEKRDEPIQSQHYAFLVPDEQFDAAITRLEVVGVTYYADPSHIEPGQINRLFGGRGAYFDDPDGHNMEVMTRPYVRP; from the coding sequence ATGTCCTATGACCAGCATTACCCGCATGAATCCGCGCTGCCGACGGCCGGCGTCCAGCTCAACCACACTGCCGTCTACGCAAGCGACCGGCACCTGTCTGCCGAGTTCCTCGCCGCGGTCCTGGGCCTGAAGGTCGGCACCCCGTTTGGACCGTTCCTCCCCGTCGACCTCGGCAACGGCGTGACGCTCGACTACTACGAGAAACGGGACGAGCCGATCCAGTCGCAGCACTACGCCTTCCTTGTCCCTGACGAACAGTTCGACGCCGCTATCACCCGTCTGGAGGTGGTCGGGGTCACCTACTACGCCGACCCCAGCCACATCGAACCCGGCCAGATCAACCGTCTATTCGGTGGTCGCGGCGCCTACTTCGACGACCCGGACGGTCACAACATGGAGGTCATGACTCGGCCTTACGTCCGCCCTTAG
- a CDS encoding DinB family protein, producing MASELERPPLQADERTALIGWLDLQRQILRWKCAGLSDEDAHRSVIPTSPAMTMAGLISHMRWTEHMWLEVVFLGGDKQPNPAFDESSEDADWHTDGRPLTELLAEYGTQCARSNEIVAAASLDDVGRHPDFRDAGANLRWMLIHLVEETGRHAGHADIVRELLDGTKGYY from the coding sequence ATGGCATCGGAACTGGAACGCCCCCCACTCCAAGCGGACGAACGCACCGCGCTCATCGGCTGGTTGGACCTGCAGCGGCAGATCCTGCGCTGGAAGTGTGCGGGGCTGAGCGACGAGGACGCGCACCGCTCGGTCATCCCGACCTCACCGGCCATGACCATGGCCGGCCTCATCTCCCATATGCGCTGGACCGAGCACATGTGGCTGGAGGTGGTGTTCCTCGGCGGCGACAAGCAGCCGAACCCGGCGTTCGACGAGTCGAGCGAGGACGCCGACTGGCACACCGACGGCCGCCCCCTCACCGAACTCCTCGCCGAATACGGGACTCAGTGCGCCCGCAGCAACGAGATCGTCGCCGCGGCCTCCCTGGACGACGTCGGCCGCCACCCCGACTTCCGCGACGCCGGCGCCAACCTCCGCTGGATGCTGATCCACCTCGTCGAGGAGACGGGCCGGCACGCGGGCCACGCGGACATCGTCCGAGAACTGCTCGACGGAACGAAGGGCTACTACTAG
- a CDS encoding sugar phosphate nucleotidyltransferase, with the protein MRTIKAVIAVAGTGTRFFPLAKSINKCMLPVLDRPVLDYAVADCVAAGAQDIAIVTAPGPTGAQVRHYLSHDQDLEAFFTGRGWQHKYTPIAGLHTRARFHFVEQPRSGRYGTALPVMLAAEWIDGQDFLVVAGDDLLLRTDGGHDLADLALARATAGTGGAIAAATVPGRDAHRYGVLRTRTGTPHLLLDGFDEKPADHPGPTAHVNISRALLPGHATAYFEKLTPSSATGEYQATDAIEAFARDHDVLVHPVTGRYFDCGNPTGWLAANNAADNAADSARADGP; encoded by the coding sequence GTGCGCACGATCAAAGCTGTCATCGCCGTCGCCGGCACGGGGACCCGTTTCTTCCCCCTCGCCAAGTCGATCAACAAGTGCATGCTCCCCGTCCTCGATCGCCCCGTCCTGGACTACGCGGTCGCCGACTGCGTCGCCGCGGGCGCCCAGGACATCGCGATCGTCACGGCACCCGGTCCCACCGGAGCCCAGGTGCGGCACTACCTCAGTCACGACCAGGACCTCGAAGCCTTCTTCACCGGCCGCGGCTGGCAGCACAAGTACACGCCGATCGCGGGCCTCCACACCCGAGCCCGCTTCCACTTCGTCGAGCAGCCCCGCTCCGGTCGCTACGGCACCGCGCTGCCGGTCATGCTCGCCGCCGAGTGGATCGACGGCCAGGACTTCCTCGTGGTGGCCGGCGACGACCTCCTCCTGCGCACCGACGGCGGCCACGACCTGGCCGACCTCGCCCTCGCCCGCGCCACGGCCGGTACCGGCGGCGCGATCGCCGCCGCCACCGTCCCCGGCCGCGACGCCCACCGCTACGGCGTCCTGCGCACCCGCACCGGCACCCCCCACCTCCTGCTGGACGGGTTCGACGAGAAGCCCGCCGACCACCCGGGGCCGACCGCGCACGTCAACATCTCCCGCGCTCTCCTGCCCGGGCACGCGACCGCGTACTTCGAGAAGCTCACGCCGTCGTCGGCCACCGGCGAGTACCAGGCGACCGACGCCATCGAGGCGTTCGCCCGCGACCACGACGTCCTCGTCCACCCGGTCACCGGCCGGTACTTCGACTGCGGCAACCCGACCGGGTGGCTCGCCGCCAACAACGCGGCCGACAACGCCGCCGACAGCGCCCGCGCGGACGGACCCTGA
- a CDS encoding GNAT family N-acetyltransferase, with protein MSLPAPSLPTARLRLRAFEDADADDLFALHSSAYVLRYWDSPPWTERARAERFIAACGQMAREGTGARLAVDRVSDGAFIGWCGLTRWNPDYRSASLGYCFVDTAWGHGYATEAARALLRWAFDTLDLNRVQAEADTRNVACGRVLEKLGFVREGTLREDCVVNGEVSDSWVYGLIRREWQPSSEPAPA; from the coding sequence ATGTCGCTGCCGGCCCCCTCGTTGCCCACCGCTCGCCTCCGCCTGCGTGCCTTCGAGGACGCGGACGCGGACGACCTCTTCGCGCTGCACAGCAGCGCCTACGTGCTGCGCTACTGGGACTCGCCACCGTGGACCGAACGCGCGCGCGCCGAGCGGTTCATCGCGGCTTGCGGGCAGATGGCTCGGGAGGGCACCGGGGCGAGGCTGGCCGTCGATCGGGTCTCCGACGGGGCGTTCATCGGATGGTGCGGCCTGACCAGGTGGAATCCGGACTACCGCAGCGCGTCGCTGGGCTACTGCTTCGTCGATACGGCGTGGGGCCACGGCTACGCGACCGAGGCCGCGCGCGCTCTGCTGCGGTGGGCCTTCGACACCCTGGACCTCAATCGCGTGCAAGCCGAGGCCGACACGCGCAACGTGGCCTGTGGCCGCGTGCTGGAGAAGCTCGGGTTCGTGCGTGAAGGGACGTTGCGGGAGGACTGCGTCGTCAACGGCGAGGTCTCCGACTCGTGGGTCTACGGGCTGATCAGGCGGGAGTGGCAGCCGTCGTCCGAGCCGGCTCCCGCCTGA
- a CDS encoding maleylpyruvate isomerase N-terminal domain-containing protein: protein MTTTEIRTAYLLAAERATRLLAEGEVALRWQQESVLPGMSVGGLAGHLARSVLQVEWFLDGPVFGAEPVTPVHYYARLEGTSTPGSALNVGVRARSEETAAAGPAAVAEQARAAWQRLAERLPGEPADRRVSVLHRPGEEMLLDGYLQTRCVELTVHLEDLALSVGAPNPAPEAALALAIDVLTAAARERHGDQAVLHALTRRERDTHDALRVL from the coding sequence ATGACGACCACCGAGATCCGCACCGCGTACCTGCTGGCCGCCGAGCGGGCCACGCGACTCCTGGCGGAAGGGGAGGTGGCGCTCCGCTGGCAGCAGGAGTCCGTGCTGCCGGGGATGTCCGTGGGCGGACTGGCCGGCCACCTTGCCCGCAGCGTCCTCCAGGTCGAGTGGTTCCTCGACGGTCCGGTGTTCGGCGCGGAACCGGTGACGCCTGTGCACTACTACGCCAGGCTGGAGGGCACCTCGACTCCCGGCTCCGCGCTCAACGTCGGCGTGCGTGCGAGGAGCGAGGAGACCGCCGCGGCCGGTCCCGCCGCCGTGGCCGAGCAGGCGCGGGCCGCGTGGCAGCGGCTGGCCGAGCGGCTGCCAGGGGAGCCGGCCGACCGGCGGGTGTCCGTCCTCCACCGACCCGGGGAGGAAATGCTCCTCGACGGTTACCTCCAGACCCGATGCGTCGAACTGACCGTCCATCTTGAGGACTTGGCGCTGAGCGTGGGCGCGCCCAACCCCGCCCCCGAAGCCGCGCTCGCCCTCGCGATCGACGTACTCACCGCCGCCGCCCGCGAACGCCACGGCGACCAGGCCGTGTTGCATGCCCTGACCCGACGCGAACGCGACACCCACGACGCCTTGCGCGTGCTGTAG
- a CDS encoding helix-turn-helix domain-containing protein, protein MAGTSGEKGTTRMLIDWEWLSARELYASELAYRRQQAGLTLMELAGLCMYEQSYLHRLERGQRLGTLESATALDKVYGTGTLLVKLWHLAKREAKDKPFLGLAPLEADAVSVQEYAVSAVPYLLQTRAYAEEQLRTARPHSIKQLSTQVTERLKRQDRLTGPHPVHYRALIDEAVLRRGARNPQTWTGQLEHLIDVAQQPDVSLHVVPFGTGPHHIRSCLELIFFQDGHIVAYTQSSWSGHLVEEPEDVEPLRLAYDLLRDTALTPTDSLAFLRTVLAEHTAHTRS, encoded by the coding sequence ATGGCCGGCACCAGCGGCGAGAAGGGCACCACCAGGATGCTCATCGACTGGGAGTGGTTGTCCGCGCGGGAGTTGTACGCCAGTGAACTGGCCTATCGGCGCCAGCAGGCGGGGCTGACGCTGATGGAACTCGCGGGACTGTGCATGTACGAGCAGTCGTACCTGCACCGGCTGGAGCGGGGACAGCGCCTCGGCACCCTGGAGTCGGCCACCGCGCTGGACAAGGTCTACGGCACCGGAACCCTGCTGGTGAAGCTGTGGCACCTGGCCAAACGCGAAGCGAAGGACAAGCCGTTCCTGGGACTTGCCCCGCTGGAGGCGGACGCGGTGAGCGTCCAGGAGTACGCGGTCAGCGCCGTGCCGTACCTCCTCCAGACCCGCGCCTACGCCGAAGAGCAGCTCCGCACCGCCCGCCCGCACAGCATCAAGCAGTTGAGCACGCAAGTCACCGAGCGGCTCAAGCGGCAAGACCGCCTCACCGGACCCCACCCGGTGCACTACCGCGCCCTGATCGACGAGGCCGTCCTACGGCGCGGGGCGCGCAACCCCCAGACCTGGACAGGCCAGTTGGAACACCTCATCGACGTCGCCCAGCAACCCGACGTCTCCCTGCACGTGGTGCCGTTCGGGACCGGCCCGCACCACATCCGCAGCTGCCTGGAACTCATCTTCTTCCAGGACGGCCACATCGTCGCCTACACCCAGAGCAGTTGGAGCGGCCACCTCGTCGAGGAACCCGAAGACGTCGAACCGCTGCGCCTGGCCTACGACTTGCTCCGCGACACCGCTCTCACGCCGACGGACTCGCTGGCTTTCCTGCGTACCGTACTGGCCGAACACACCGCGCACACCCGGTCGTAG
- a CDS encoding helix-turn-helix transcriptional regulator encodes MVNRKELNPESSPRAAFGARLRRLREARGWNQDDLAEELAYSSQHVSAVETGRKPPTRSFSRKADVAFGTAESADSFEREWHEMRRGSMLAGFPEYVRYEGRATEIRLFEIGVVPGLLQTREYAEALADGDVQRGTITAEQAAERVSVLMDRQAALVRTRPPMVLVVMDESCLLQAVGGAEVMGAQLQRLVEAAALPNWIVQVAPFSIGARRAFKLPVYLLTLADRSVALYAESQAQGHLDRETTSVLPLLGAYHQLQAESLSQAASVAMINQLRKGTS; translated from the coding sequence ATGGTCAACCGCAAAGAGCTGAACCCCGAGAGCAGCCCACGAGCGGCCTTTGGTGCTCGCTTGCGCAGGCTGCGGGAAGCCCGCGGCTGGAACCAGGACGATCTCGCAGAGGAATTGGCATATTCCAGCCAGCACGTTTCCGCGGTTGAAACTGGTCGCAAGCCGCCAACCCGCTCGTTCTCACGCAAGGCCGATGTTGCCTTCGGAACCGCTGAATCCGCAGATTCGTTCGAACGCGAATGGCACGAGATGCGGCGCGGCTCGATGCTGGCCGGTTTCCCGGAGTACGTCAGGTACGAGGGCCGGGCCACGGAGATCCGGCTGTTCGAGATCGGTGTCGTCCCGGGCCTGTTGCAGACGCGTGAGTACGCGGAGGCGTTGGCGGACGGTGATGTACAGCGCGGCACTATCACCGCCGAGCAGGCCGCCGAGCGAGTCTCCGTGCTCATGGACCGACAGGCCGCGCTGGTGAGGACTCGCCCGCCCATGGTGCTGGTGGTGATGGACGAGAGCTGCCTCCTTCAGGCTGTCGGCGGCGCCGAGGTCATGGGCGCCCAACTCCAACGGCTGGTCGAGGCGGCGGCCCTCCCCAACTGGATCGTCCAGGTGGCGCCTTTCAGCATTGGAGCGCGTCGCGCGTTTAAGCTCCCGGTCTACCTGCTCACCCTTGCCGACCGGTCCGTTGCTTTGTATGCCGAATCACAAGCACAGGGGCACCTTGACCGCGAAACCACTTCCGTACTGCCCCTGTTGGGGGCCTACCATCAGCTACAGGCCGAATCGCTGTCGCAGGCGGCGTCGGTGGCCATGATCAACCAGCTACGAAAGGGCACGTCGTGA
- a CDS encoding DUF397 domain-containing protein, giving the protein MTTETPRWFKSSYSGNGGACVEVAANLAASRGVVPVRDSKDPSGPALAFSADAFASFVAGVKAGEFPLV; this is encoded by the coding sequence GTGACGACCGAAACCCCCCGTTGGTTCAAGTCCTCGTACAGTGGCAACGGTGGCGCCTGCGTCGAGGTCGCCGCCAACCTCGCCGCCTCGCGTGGCGTGGTCCCCGTCCGTGACTCCAAGGACCCGAGCGGCCCGGCGTTGGCCTTCTCCGCCGACGCGTTCGCCTCCTTCGTGGCGGGTGTGAAGGCCGGCGAGTTCCCCCTCGTCTGA
- a CDS encoding DUF397 domain-containing protein, translating into MMTETPRWFKSSYSSNGGNCVEVAANLAASRGVVPVRDSKDPGGPVLAFPADAFASFVAGVKAGEFPLV; encoded by the coding sequence GTGATGACCGAGACCCCGCGTTGGTTCAAGTCCTCGTACAGCAGCAACGGCGGCAACTGCGTCGAGGTTGCCGCCAACCTTGCCGCCTCGCGTGGTGTGGTCCCCGTCCGTGATTCCAAGGACCCGGGTGGACCGGTGTTGGCCTTCCCGGCTGATGCGTTTGCTTCGTTCGTGGCGGGTGTGAAAGCTGGCGAGTTCCCCCTCGTGTGA
- a CDS encoding DUF397 domain-containing protein, which translates to MTTESPRWFTSSYSANGGQCVEVAANLAASRGIVPVRDSKDPGGPVLAFPAEAFASFVAGVKAGEFPLV; encoded by the coding sequence GTGACGACCGAATCCCCCCGTTGGTTCACGTCCTCGTACAGCGCCAACGGCGGCCAGTGCGTCGAGGTCGCCGCCAACCTTGCCGCCTCCCGTGGCATCGTCCCTGTCCGTGATTCCAAGGACCCGGGTGGCCCGGTGCTGGCCTTCCCGGCCGAGGCGTTCGCCTCCTTCGTGGCGGGTGTGAAGGCCGGCGAGTTCCCCCTCGTCTGA
- a CDS encoding DUF397 domain-containing protein gives MTTETPRWFTSSYSGNGGECVEVAANLVASRGLVPVRDSKDPGGPVLAFPAGAFALFVAGVKAGEFPLV, from the coding sequence GTGACGACCGAAACTCCGCGTTGGTTCACGTCCTCGTACAGCGGCAACGGCGGTGAGTGTGTCGAGGTTGCCGCCAACCTCGTCGCCTCCCGTGGCCTGGTCCCCGTCCGTGATTCCAAGGACCCGGGCGGCCCGGTGCTGGCCTTCCCGGCTGGCGCGTTCGCTTTGTTCGTGGCGGGTGTGAAGGCCGGGGAGTTTCCCCTCGTCTGA
- a CDS encoding SDR family NAD(P)-dependent oxidoreductase produces MSKVIAIFGAGPGLGASLARRFSAEGFRVALVARRKDRLDALVDQLSAEGVDATGFTADLSEPKEIPALIEAIRERFGRIDVVEYGPIPSVHFTPAAELDPDTLVQGIPLLLLTPLAVVQAVLPEWQERGDGAFLMTTGATAVHPMPNASGVGPLMAAARNWLYSLHGELTEAGIYAGTLSVAAFIGGSEAAEAAGASELAASFPVVDPAELAALYWDMYTKRDRVEEVHPALKAG; encoded by the coding sequence ATGTCCAAAGTGATCGCGATCTTCGGCGCCGGCCCCGGTCTCGGCGCCTCCCTCGCCCGACGCTTCTCCGCCGAGGGCTTCCGCGTCGCCCTGGTGGCGCGTCGCAAGGACCGCCTCGACGCCCTCGTCGACCAGCTCAGCGCCGAGGGCGTCGACGCGACCGGCTTCACCGCCGACCTCTCCGAACCCAAGGAGATCCCCGCCCTGATCGAGGCCATCCGCGAACGGTTCGGCCGGATCGACGTGGTCGAGTACGGCCCGATCCCCAGCGTCCACTTCACCCCCGCCGCCGAACTCGACCCGGACACCCTCGTCCAGGGCATCCCACTGCTCCTGCTCACACCGCTGGCCGTCGTCCAGGCCGTGCTGCCGGAGTGGCAGGAACGCGGCGACGGCGCGTTCCTGATGACCACCGGCGCCACCGCGGTCCACCCCATGCCGAACGCGAGCGGGGTCGGCCCGCTGATGGCCGCCGCCCGCAACTGGCTCTACTCCCTCCACGGGGAACTCACCGAGGCGGGCATCTACGCGGGCACCCTCTCGGTCGCCGCGTTCATCGGAGGCAGCGAGGCGGCAGAGGCCGCCGGCGCGTCGGAATTGGCGGCCTCGTTCCCGGTCGTCGACCCGGCCGAACTCGCCGCGCTCTACTGGGACATGTACACCAAGCGCGACCGCGTCGAAGAGGTCCACCCCGCGCTCAAGGCGGGCTGA
- a CDS encoding FMN-dependent NADH-azoreductase, which produces MSYLLHIDSSSLGEASVSRQVARSFRDQWQGPVVHRDLAASPVPHLTAAGITAGTTDPARRTPEQAEAAALQDELIEEFLGADAYLFTVPMYNLSMPSVFKAWLDQVIVLDRTMSHTGTSPAAGRPAVLISARGGGYGPGSPKEGLDYVVPTLEAVLGHDDLLGLDVTTVIPELTMAPVAPALAPLLPLHEASMAAAHEQARRLATTIGTTISTARAA; this is translated from the coding sequence GTCGTACCTGCTGCACATCGACTCCTCCTCGCTCGGCGAGGCTTCCGTCTCCCGCCAGGTCGCCCGGTCCTTCCGCGACCAGTGGCAGGGTCCGGTCGTCCACCGCGACCTCGCCGCCTCGCCGGTGCCGCACCTGACCGCCGCGGGAATCACCGCCGGCACCACCGACCCGGCCCGGCGCACTCCCGAGCAGGCCGAGGCCGCCGCGCTCCAGGACGAGCTGATCGAGGAGTTCCTCGGCGCCGACGCCTACCTGTTCACCGTGCCGATGTACAACCTCTCGATGCCGTCGGTGTTCAAGGCGTGGCTGGACCAGGTCATCGTCCTGGACCGCACCATGAGCCACACCGGCACCTCCCCGGCGGCGGGCCGTCCGGCCGTGCTGATCTCCGCGCGGGGCGGCGGCTACGGCCCCGGCAGCCCCAAGGAGGGCCTCGACTACGTGGTGCCCACGCTGGAGGCCGTCCTGGGGCACGACGACCTGCTCGGCCTGGACGTCACCACGGTGATACCCGAGCTGACCATGGCCCCGGTGGCGCCGGCCCTCGCCCCGCTGCTTCCGCTGCACGAGGCGTCCATGGCCGCCGCCCACGAGCAGGCCCGCCGCCTCGCCACGACCATCGGCACGACCATCAGCACGGCGCGTGCCGCATGA